A genomic stretch from Setaria italica strain Yugu1 chromosome VII, Setaria_italica_v2.0, whole genome shotgun sequence includes:
- the LOC101779945 gene encoding glucuronoxylan 4-O-methyltransferase 1 — MSSPMHVRKAIHFASLRARFAQGKGGLALRLLLAAALAGFLLVFAARSLSSPSPSTSRRQEAAECGGEGKGLPLPVAEALVHYTTSNVTPQQTADEIGVSLRVLQRRAPCNFLVFGLGFDSPMWAALNHGGRTVFLEEDASWIANVRSKHPALESYHVTYDTVLTESDALLELRDHPACVAQPDLASAAEASCRLALKGLPPVFHDLQWDLIMVDAPTGWTPEAPGRMGAIYTAGMAARARRPGEGATDVFVHDVDRPVEDAFSKAFLCEGYLAEQVGRIRHFVIPSHREKEGTPFCP; from the coding sequence ATGTCGAGCCCCATGCACGTCCGCAAGGCGATCCACTTCGCGTCCCTGCGCGCCAGGTTCGCGCAGGGGAAGGGCGGCCTCGCgctgcgcctcctcctcgccgcggcgctggcCGGCTTCCTCCTCGTCTTCGCCGCGCGCTCCCTCTCCTCGCCTTCCCCGTCGACGTCCCggcggcaggaggcggcggaatGCGGCGGTGAGGGCAaggggctgccgctgccggtggCGGAGGCTCTGGTGCACTATACGACCTCGAACGTGACGCCGCAGCAGACCGCGGACGAGATCGGGGTGTCGCTCCGCGTGCTGCAGCGTCGGGCGCCCTGCAACTTCCTCGTCTTCGGGCTCGGGTTCGACAGCCCCATGTGGGCGGCGCTCAACCACGGCGGCCGCACCGTGTTCCTCGAGGAGGACGCGTCGTGGATCGCCAACGTCCGCTCCAAGCACCCGGCGCTCGAGTCCTACCACGTCACCTACGACACCGTCCTCACCGAGTCCGACGCGCTCCTCGAGCTCCGCGACCACCCGGCCTGCGTCGCGCAGCCGgacctcgcctccgccgccgaggcgTCCTGCCGCCTCGCCCTCAAGGGCCTGCCGCCGGTGTTCCACGACCTCCAGTGGGACCTCATCATGGTGGACGCGCCGACGGGGTGGACGCCGGAGGCCCCGGGGCGGATGGGCGCCATCTACACCGCCGGcatggcggcgcgcgcgcggcggcccgGCGAAGGCGCCACCGACGTGTTCGTGCACGACGTCGACCGCCCCGTCGAGGACGCCTTCTCCAAGGCCTTCCTCTGCGAGGGATACCTCGCCGAGCAGGTCGGCCGGATCAGGCACTTCGTCATCCCGTCCCACagggagaaggagggcacgCCCTTCTGCCCTTGA
- the LOC101778734 gene encoding putative methyltransferase At1g22800, mitochondrial, with product MASSAAAAAARRLLLLRHRHGHLLPKRHLSSSSAADSLDDGGGGGGRVKIFDRDLKRRHRDRAAWAMREADGFVDAVADNLLDRLEDCRKAFPSALCLGGSAGAVRRLLRGRGGIEKLIMMDMSADMVRKWRESENATDDGPETHFVVCDEEFLPIKESSQDLIISCLGLHWTNDLPGAMIQCRLALKPDGLFLAAILGGETLKELRIACTVAQMEREGGISPRMSPLAQVRDAGNLLTRAGFTLPGVDVDSYTVKYNSALELVEHLRAMGETNALFQRNPVLKRDTALATAAIYQSMFGLEDGSIPATFQVIYMTGWREHPSQQKAKRRGSATISFSDIQKQFSPSEN from the exons ATGGcttcctcggccgccgccgccgccgctcgccgcctcctactcctccgccaccgccacggccaCCTGCTCCCCAAACGCCACCTCTCTTCCTCGTCCGCAGCCGACAGCCTTgacgatggcggcggaggcggcggccgcgtcaAGATCTTCGACCGCGACCTGAAGCGCCGGCACCGGGACCGCGCGGCGTGGGCGATGCGGGAGGCCGACGGGTTCGTGGACGCCGTCGCGGATAACCTCCTCGACCGCCTCGAGGACTGCAGGAAGGCGTTCCCCTCCGCGCTCTGCCTCGGGGGTTCTGCCGGTGCCGTCCGCCGCTTGCTCCGCGGTCGCG GTGGAATCGAGAAGCTGATCATGATGGACATGTCAGCCGACATGGTGAGGAAGTGGCGAGAGTCAGAGAATGCTACCGACGACGGACCGGAGACGCACTTTGTTGTTTGTGACGAGGAGTTCCTTCCGATCAAAGAAAG CTCACAGGATTTGATAATAAGCTGTCTTGGACTTCATTGGACAAATGATCTTCCTGGAGCAATGATACAG TGTAGGCTGGCATTGAAACCTGATGGCCTTTTTCTTGCTGCAATTCTTGGTGGAGAAACACTGAA GGAGCTTAGAATTGCATGCACAGTTGCACAAATGGAACGAGAGGGGGGCATCAGTCCTCGAATGTCACCTTTAGCACAA GTCCGTGATGCAGGAAACCTTTTGACAAGGGCAGGCTTCACCCTTCCAGGAGTTGATGTTGATTCCTATACTGTCAAATACAACAGTG CTTTGGAACTTGTTGAACATCTGAGAGCAATGGGGGAAACAAATGCTCTGTTTCAAAGAAATCCT GTGTTAAAAAGGGATACAGCCTTGGCGACTGCAGCAATTTACCAGTCAATGTTTGGGTTAGAGGACGGATCTATTCCAGCAACCTTTCAA GTAATTTACATGACTGGCTGGAGGGAGCATCCATCACAGCAAAAGGCTAAGAGAAGGGGTTCCGCGACCATATCATTCAGTGACATACAGAAACAATTTAGTCCCAGTGAGAACTGA
- the LOC101780354 gene encoding probable serine/threonine-protein kinase At1g54610 — MVISYQVQRLARKTAKIGFSAINSFKKKALHLMGCLCSKGAKDDNAASGHRTPSRRDESTVATSAKTSAVLNAKFKGNTLNSSTLDSYGGGKVVALDARISSGNNTDLKGLSGEHIVAGWPSWLVNVAPKAVEGWLPRRADSFEKLAKIGQGTYSIVYKARDLESGKFVALKKVRFVNMDPESVRFMAREIHILRRLDHPNVIKLEGIVTSRVSQSLYLVFEYMEHDLAGLVATPGLKLTEPQIKCFVQQLLLGLDHCHKNGVLHRDIKGSNLLIDGNGTLKIGDFGLAISYDPNNPQPLTSRVVTLWYRPPELLLGATEYGVAVDMWSTGCIVAELFAGKPIMPGRTEVEQIHKIFKLCGSPLDCYCKKSKVPETAMFKPHQQYRRCVAETFKDFPPSAVVLIDSLLSLEPEVRGTAASALQSDFFRTKPLACDRSSLPKLPPSKEYDVRLRQEEARRQRNAGPGGRGAESVRPGNENHVTSRAIDIAAQVKQPTHTTSKSTCEKFNTEDSVPGFRVEPRALPTSVQVPEYGSTWNNMGGYTDHHAVPGRVCSSVRVARKKGSTHSNIPQYDTTDLRNGIEVADHNQPAARPACSQNKDLQENQGRKYKRIHYSGPLMPPGGNIEDMLKEHERHIQEAVRKARLGKGNR, encoded by the exons ATGGTCATTTCTTATCAAGTGCAGAGATTAGCAAGAAAAACTGCAAAAATTGGTTTCAGCGCAATTAACTCGTTCAAGAAGAAGGCATTGCATCTTATGGGCTGCCTTTGCTCCAAAGGCGCCAAAGATGATAATGCCGCTTCTGGACACAGAACACCATCAAGGAGAGATGAATCTACAGTTGCAACAAGTGCCAAGACTAGCGCGGTGCTGAATGCAAAGTTCAAAGGAAATACATTAAACTCCAGCACATTAGATTCATAtggtggagggaaggtggtagCTTTAGATGCTAGGATCAGCAGTGGTAACAATACTGACCTGAAAGGGCTCTCAGGTGAGCATATAGTTGCCGGTTGGCCATCTTGGCTCGTAAATGTGGCACCTAAAGCTGTAGAAGGATGGTTGCCTCGGCGAGCAGATTCATTTGAGAAATTGGCCAAG ATTGGACAAGGAACTTACAGTATCGTGTATAAAGCTCGGGATCTCGAGTCAGGGAAATTTGTCGCACTAAAAAAGGTGCGGTTTGTCAACATGGACCCCGAAAGTGTGCGCTTCATGGCTAGAGAAATCCATATTCTTCGGAGACTGGATCATCCTAATGTCATAAAGCTTGAAGGAATTGTAACATCTCGTGTTTCACAGAGCCTCTATCTTGTCTTCGAGTATATGGAACATGACCTTGCTGGTCTTGTTGCAACTCCAGGCCTCAAGCTCACTGAGCCGCAG ATAAAGTGCTTCGTACAGCAACTGCTGCTTGGCCTCGATCATTGCCATAAAAATGGAGTTCTGCACCGAGATATCAAAGGCTCAAACCTGTTAATTGATGGCAATGGAACGCTGAAGATTGGAGACTTTGGCCTGGCCATATCCTATGATCCCAACAACCCGCAACCGTTGACAAGCCGTGTTGTGACATTATGGTACAGACCACCAGAGCTTTTGCTTGGTGCCACGGAGTACGGTGTTGCTGTGGATATGTGGAGTACAGGGTGCATTGTGGCAGAATTGTTTGCTGGCAAACCTATCATGCCAGGAAGAACTGAG GTGGAGCAAATTCACAAGATATTTAAGCTATGTGGGTCACCACTTGACTGCTATTGCAAGAAATCGAAGGTGCCAGAAACAGCAATGTTCAAGCCTCATCAGCAATATAGGCGGTGTGTTGCTGAGACTTTCAAAGATTTTCCCCCTTCAGCTGTGGTTCTCATAGACTCCTTGCTTTCACTAGAACCAGAAGTTCGTGGAACAGCTGCTTCAGCTCTTCAAAGTGAT TTTTTCAGAACCAAACCACTTGCTTGCGACCGTTCAAGCCTACCGAAACTTCCGCCAAGCAAAGAGTATGATGTTAGACTCAGGCAAGAAGAGGCGAGGAG GCAAAGAAATGCAGGGCCTGGCGGACGAGGAGCTGAATCTGTCAGACCTGGAAATGAGAATCATGTAACCAGTCGCGCCATTGATATTGCTGCTCAAGTGAAG CAACCCACACATACTACTTCAAAGAGCACCTGTGAGAAGTTTAATACAGAGGACAGTGTGCCAGGGTTCCGGGTGGAACCACGGGCATTGCCAACCTCAGTGCAAGTTCCTGAATATGGATCCACATGGAACAACATGGGGGGTTACACTGATCACCATGCCGTTCCTGGTCGTGTATGCAGCTCTGTTCGTGTCGCAAGAAAGAAAGGATCAACTCATTCAAATATACCACAGTATGACACAACAGATTTGAGGAATGGTATTGAGGTTGCTGATCACAACCAGCCAGCTGCTAGGCCTGCTTGTTCTCAAAACAAGGACCTGCAGGAG AACCAGGGAAGGAAGTACAAGAGGATCCACTACTCCGGGCCGTTGATGCCGCCAGGAGGGAACATCGAAGACATGCTCAAGGAGCACGAGAGGCACATCCAAGAAGCGGTGCGCAAGGCACGCCTTGGCAAGGGGAACAGATAG
- the LOC101769834 gene encoding pentatricopeptide repeat-containing protein At1g71460, chloroplastic, with product MASSAAASSSSIRHPHFLPAKPVSPPKPPTHPLPPRRPPRAQLVGAASTPRTSQAELRPDSKNASALSAELRRLARAGRLPSALSLLDHLSHRGVPATASAFAALLSACHSLPHARQVHAHLRVHGLDTNEFLLARLVELYLALGAADDARGVLDTMPQRGATAYSWNALLHGHVRRGRGEAAGPVAEAFAEMRAAGADANEYTYGCMLKSISGSARPSMAMATATHAMLIKNAFAGAPGMLMTGLMDVYFKCGKVKLAVRVLEEMPERDVVAWGAAIAGFAHKGMKREALEHFRWMVEDGVKVNCVVLTSIVPVIGELRARNLGREIHGFVVKKFGDRKDVAKVQAGLVDMYCKCGDMISGRRVFYSSKKRNAVSWTALMSGYASNGRPDQALRCIAWMQQEGIRPDLIAVGTVLPVCTKLKALREGKQLHAYALRRWFLPNVSLCTSLITMYGSCDCLEYSHRVFHDMDKKTVQAWTALVDAYLKNGDPLTAVDLFRSMLLTNRRPDAVAITRMLSACHDIGALKLGKEVHGQVLKLRMEPLPLVAAELVNMYGTCGDLKAAQMVFNRTESKGSLTCTSIIEAYAINQKHKEALDLFAWMLSNKFVPTKATFDVVLRICDAAGLHDEALEIFSFMVQEYKLEASQENFDCIIRLLMGAGRISEAQRFADLKSTLFNLPAPVLDSEHQ from the coding sequence AtggcgtcctccgccgccgcctcctcctcgtccattCGCCACCCCCATTTTCTCCCTGCCAAGCCCGTCTCCCCTCCCAAACCACCCACTCATCCACTCCCCCCGCGGCGGCCACCCCGCGCACAGCTGGTCGGTGCCGCCTCCACTCCCCGCACGTCGCAGGCAGAGCTCCGTCCTGACTCCAAGAACGCCTCCGCGCTGTCCgccgagctccgccgcctcgcgcgcgcggggcggctgCCGTCAGCGCTCTCCCTCCTCGACCACCTCTCCCACCGTGGCGtgcccgccaccgcctccgccttcgccgCGCTCCTCTCGGCCTGCCACTCCCTCCCGCACGCGCGCCAGGTCCATGCGCACCTCCGCGTCCACGGTCTGGACACCAACGAGTTCCTACTCGCCAGGCTCGTCGAGCTGTACCTCGcgctcggcgccgccgacgaTGCGCGCGGGGTGCTCGACACGATGCCGCAGCGTGGGGCGACCGCCTACTCTTGGAACGCGCTCCTGCACGGGCACGTTCGCCGTGGCCGCGGCGAGGCAGCGGGCCCTGTCGCGGAAGCGTTCGCGGAGATGCGCGCCGCGGGGGCCGACGCCAACGAGTACACCTACGGCTGTATGCTCAAGTCCATCTCCGGGAGCGCCAGGCCGTCAatggccatggccaccgccacGCACGCGATGCTCATCAAGAACGCGTTCGCGGGCGCGCCGGGGATGCTGATGACTGGGCTCATGGACGTCTACTTCAAGTGCGGGAAGGTGAAGCTCGCTGTTAGGGTGCTCGAGGAAATGCCCGAAAGGGATGTCGTCGCGTGGGGCGCCGCCATTGCTGGATTTGCGCACAAGGGGATGAAGAGAGAGGCGCTAGAGCATTTCCGGTGGATGGTGGAGGATGGGGTCAAGGTTAACTGCGTGGTGCTCACGTCAATTGTGCCGGTCATCGGAGAGCTGCGGGCACGCAACTTGGGTAGAGAAATTCATGGATTTGTGGTGAAGAAGTTTGGAGATCGTAAAGATGTTGCAAAGGTCCAAGCAGGGTTGGTTGACATGTACTGCAAGTGTGGCGATATGATCTCAGGTAGGCGAGTGTTCTAtagcagcaagaagaggaatGCTGTGTCGTGGACAGCTTTGATGTCTGGGTATGCATCCAATGGCAGGCCAGACCAGGCGCTGCGGTGCATAGCTTGGATGCAGCAAGAAGGAATCAGGCCAGACCTCATTGCAGTGGGTACTGTCCTTCCAGTTTGCACAAAGTTGAAAGCATTGAGGGAGGGGAAGCAGCTCCATGCATACGCTTTAAGGAGGTGGTTCCTGCCCAATGTCTCCTTGTGCACATCACTGATCACTATGTACGGTTCATGTGATTGCTTGGAATACTCTCACCGGGTGTTCCATGATATGGACAAGAAGACTGTACAAGCTTGGACTGCATTGGTTGATGCCTATCTCAAGAATGGAGACCCATTGACTGCTGTTGATTTGTTCAGATCAATGCTGCTGACAAACCGTAGGCCGGATGCTGTTGCCATCACCAGGATGCTGAGTGCCTGCCATGATATTGGGGCGTTGAAACTCGGCAAGGAAGTGCATGGTCAGGTGCTAAAGTTGCGGATGGAACCTCTCCCTTTAGTGGCAGCGGAACTAGTAAACATGTACGGAACATGTGGAGATCTCAAAGCAGCACAGATGGTGTTTAATCGAACTGAGTCCAAGGGATCCCTGACTTGCACCTCAATAATAGAAGCTTATGCAATCAATCAGAAGCATAAGGAGGCACTGGATCTCTTTGCTTGGATGCTGTCAAACAAATTTGTTCCTACCAAGGCCACTTTCGACGTGGTTCTGAGAATCTGCGATGCTGCAGGATTGCATGATGAAGCCCTTGAAATTTTTAGCTTCATGGTGCAAGAATACAAACTAGAAGCATCTCAAGAGAATTTTGACTGCATCATCCGCCTTCTCATGGGTGCTGGTAGGATTTCAGAAGCACAGCGGTTTGCTGACCTGAAATCTACTCTATTTAATTTACCAGCTCCAGTTTTGGACTCTGAACACCAATGA